Below is a window of Glycine soja cultivar W05 unplaced genomic scaffold, ASM419377v2 tig00105549_1_pilon, whole genome shotgun sequence DNA.
CCCTTACCAGATGAACAACTAAGTGTACcataatgtcaaaaaatgaaggagggAAAAACATCTCCATTTGACAAAGGACAACGACAACCTCATCTTCCAAAGCATCCAACTGTTTAGGGTCAATGACCTTGGCACATATagcattaaaaatgaaacacaagCGACTGATTGCAACACGGACCTTCTCAGGCAATGTTCCGCGGATTGCAACAGGCAAAAGTTGTTGCATtaacacatgacaatcatgTGATTTCAAGCCAACCAACTTAAGCTCATTCACAGACACAAGACTCTTGATGTTTGAAGAGTagccttgtgggactttgataTTATGCAAGCATTCACAAAAACTTCTCTTTTCAGCTGTTGACATTGTGTAACAGGCTGGGGGCAGATATGTCCTGTTACCTTTTGAGATAGGATGCAACACTTGACGTATACCCATGTCAACCAAGTCTTGACGACACTTgaaaccatcctttgtcttgcctttaatGTTTAGGAGGGTCCCAATTAAagaatcacaaacatttttctcgacATGCATGACGTCTATACAATGCCTAACATGATGATcggaccagtacggaagatcaaagaaaatagacTTCTTTTTCCACATGTTTGAAGTGGATGATGGTTTTTTTTGGGACTTGCCGAACATATTTACGACATCCTTGACCCGCTGATATACTTCATCACCAGTTAATGGATTTGGCGCGGTTTCATGTTCTTGACTTCCATCGAATGCCTTCTTCAAGCGTCGATACGGATGATACTGTTTGAGAAATCTTCGATGCCTAGTATACACagtcttctttccatgtttaAGTTGGCGGAAACTAGTATTCTGCTCACATATAGGACATGCGTGATGTCCTTTGACACTATATCCACTTAAATTTCCGTAGGCTGGAAAGTCATTGATGGTACAAAAAACCATTGCACGCAACTTGAAAGCATGCTGCAAATTTGCGTCCCATACATCAACCCCTTCATCCCACAATTTCCGCAAATCGTCAATTAACGGTCTTAGATATACGTCAATATCATTACCTGGTTGTCTTGGACCAGCTATCATCATACTCAGCATAACAtactttcgcttcatgcacaaccacggAGGGAGATTATAAATGAACAGCAAAACGGGCCACGAGCTATGGTTAGTAGTTAAGGTTCCAAATGGGTTCATTCCGTCCGTTGCAAGACCAAGCCTTAAATTTCTAGGCTCGGCCCCAAATTCAGGATACAGACAATCAATTGCCTTCCATTGCGGGCTATCTGCAGGATGTCGCATCAATCCATCTGATTTTCTAGTATTTGCATGCCATATAAGGTTCTTTGCATCTTCCCCATTAGCAAACAACCgtttaaaccttggtattattgggAGATACCAACACACCTTTGCTGGACGGCGGTCGGCGTCTGAGACTAGTACAGTAGAATCTCCGTTGGTCGGTCTGTACCGAGAAACCCCACACACAGGACAGTAATCTAGTTCAGCAAAATCATCTCTGTACAAAATGCAGTCATTAcaacatgcatgaattttttCGTACTGCATCCCAACTGGACATAAAATCTTCTTTGCTTGGTAGTGATTCTTTGGCAAGATGTTATCAGCAGGAAGCATGTTTGTCAACAACATCAGCAACTCACTAAAActcttgtcactccacccaaatcgAGCCTTCAAGTTAACCAGAGCTAACACAGCTGACAATTTTGTGAAAGATATGCAGCCGGAATACAAAGGCATTTTTGAATCAACTTCTATGTTGTCATACAACGCTGCATGTGCCTCTTCAAACCCCTCTTGCCCAAGATCACGAATCATTTCTTCTATAGGATTTCCGCTGTCTGTAGTAACATCGTCAGCCTGTGACATGTCAGCTGTATCGAGGGAttccccatgccatatccactttGTGTAGCTACGAATTATTCC
It encodes the following:
- the LOC114404655 gene encoding uncharacterized protein LOC114404655, which translates into the protein MDRSWMNASRITEEYENGVEEFLLFAQSKAQPMWGNFFCPCVKCGNGRRQTIDDIRTHLICEGIIRSYTKWIWHGESLDTADMSQADDVTTDSGNPIEEMIRDLGQEGFEEAHAALYDNIEVDSKMPLYSGCISFTKLSAVLALVNLKARFGWSDKSFSELLMLLTNMLPADNILPKNHYQAKKILCPVGMQYEKIHACCNDCILYRDDFAELDYCPVCGVSRYRPTNGDSTVLVSDADRRPAKVCWYLPIIPRFKRLFANGEDAKNLIWHANTRKSDGLMRHPADSPQWKAIDCLYPEFGAEPRNLRLGLATDGMNPFGTLTTNHSSWPVLLFIYNLPPWLCMKRKYVMLSMMIAGPRQPGNDIDVYLRPLIDDLRKLWDEGVDVWDANLQHAFKLRAMVFCTINDFPAYGNLSGYSVKGHHACPICEQNTSFRQLKHGKKTVYTRHRRFLKQYHPYRRLKKAFDGSQEHETAPNPLTGDEVYQRVKDVVNMFGKSQKKPSSTSNMWKKKSIFFDLPYWSDHHVRHCIDVMHVEKNVCDSLIGTLLNIKGKTKDGFKCRQDLVDMGIRQVLHPISKGNRTYLPPACYTMSTAEKRSFCECLHNIKVPQGYSSNIKSLVSVNELKLVGLKSHDCHVLMQQLLPVAIRGTLPEKVRVAISRLCFIFNAICAKVIDPKQLDALEDEVVVVLCQMEMFFPPSFFDIMVHLVVHLVREIRCCGPTYFRWMYPVERYMKVLKGYTKNRHRPEASIVERYVAEECIEFASQYIDSLKPVGVPASRHDQPIAGKAIGPNLNVPTWKGYDINNYSFYTKSQDDKSSVQNSGVCVDADSEHFSSTSDNNPIRASMSYFGVIQEIWEVDYTSFRVPVFKCQWVNGTTGVFQDPLGFTLVDLSKVAYIDEPFIMAAQARQVFYVQDPCNSSLSVALQGRPSGMNYHNDESTLDIGQMSSFSKQLPSMNEADEVDDGHANRVDHDEGLWENIPTG